A DNA window from Drosophila sechellia strain sech25 chromosome X, ASM438219v1, whole genome shotgun sequence contains the following coding sequences:
- the LOC116802349 gene encoding LOW QUALITY PROTEIN: amnesiac neuropeptides (The sequence of the model RefSeq protein was modified relative to this genomic sequence to represent the inferred CDS: deleted 6 bases in 4 codons), with product MRSFCCCFYPAAVALHCVLLFFLFFFFLLFRASALRRRVVSGSKGSAALALCRQFEQLSASRRERAEECRTTQLRSTRHHCHCSGAQSRSLCAAVLCCKRSYVPRPNFSCFSLVFPVGQRFAAARTRFGPTLVASWPLCNDSETKVLAKWPSCSLIGRWSAPRGHPKFSRENSRSLSPSLLGEMR from the exons ATGCgcagtttttgttgttgtttttatccGGCTGCTGTGGCGTTGCACTGCGTATTActgtttttcctctttttttttttc ttactttttAGAGCGTCCGCGTTGCGGCGACGCGTTGTTAGCGGTTCGAAAGGTAGCGCAGCACTGGCGCTCTGCCGCCAATTCGAACAGCTGAGCGCCAGCCGAAGAGAGAGAGCCGAAGAGTGCCGAACGACGCAGCTCCGCTCCACT cgccaccactgccactgcagTGGCGCTCAGTCGCGGTCGCTGTGCGCTGCCGTGCTCTGCTGTAAGCGCTCTTACGTTCCGCGCCCGAATTTTTCGTGCTTTTCCCTTGTTTTCCCTGTGGGCCAGCGTTTCGCTGCTGCTCGG ACTCGGTTTGGGCCAACACTTGTCGCCTCTTGGCCATTATGCAACGACAGCGAAACGAAGGTGCTCGCGAAGTGGCCAAGCTGCTCTCTGATTGGTCGGTGGTCAGCGCCACGAGGCCACCCGAAGTTCTCTCGCGAGAACTCAAGA tcgctctctccctctcttttGGGAGAGATGAGATAG
- the LOC6621070 gene encoding AF4/FMR2 family member 4 isoform X2: MRLKETTKKSAPSATTSAHSHKTVPPSGGLLSTLHISPSLHQLPLSVQLQHQLHHQQQQQQHPLPHQLQHLQQQQHQQHQQRCSSVGSTSSSGTCETDRSYQSAGSCSSALSPAGGIGGIGGIMPGLAGATGDALGPAGAAAGSPADEASAAAALAANIAESFTFLQQHAAHHFRDILYAAHMLGRGYYQPAGPLISPHVIAAPPPPAQVKKLQEEDGPVPAAGSPTQLQQQQAAAEAAAAADQAAAQSQSQSQGQTHGHAHSHAHNPQQVQHPPQPQPYPAGAVAAAAAAAAAHQGVPYSRSMHAAQMHYSTGYPPNYYAPYPGEVMCYSPPTYPPYFSSKVYQPSHPAHPAAHPQGPPPPGAYRRYPYYQHAGPPPPHELYEQQPPPPPVSSGSVSGPAQQQPPTSSSASVGAAGAGTAGAPTGSQLVPAHQQQHQQQHLEHYPGPPSYYAGYSPGGGASAGQCYTRGLQGPYMEYPPQCPCPMPQSCPKNVHTGPHIGSNIISNIDQSSSCSSSMLLSATSNSNISSGSSSSSSSTLPACSSATTTTTASALTTSRGPVKNVTPNNSNSSSHTSNSCSTNSSNSSCQTIETTSRATAATNTTSTTATTATTGTQCQMLVKTELKGENPQVTKMQYEAHVMPPPTPPESYCASDEKLLDDQEQEAELELRLRLGLGLEKSHGGQQHIEAYDLTCSTPPPVTVPQAAAVPRKARIGKSMAREMVYAAQQQLLPEKQLKQPKEAAAKQEAEPEMPFVLKAEIKAETKIKIEHDGEAQASIHISELPDLKPTIKTEPEQELELEAASVPSVAKMEPQPEKVEVEREQQEPPVDAEQQPMPGGSKQRFNLLASSSGNKKTKTNNSYKSLIKQAEPKNYLCPGRRFIRRHGRAPAKYVKRRQMILTQRQQQRMRLQRREQQQQRRQQREAAAEVVAAAVVTPSLPTEQGSEVSIVKDQAANSSATPSASPKRARPRKQEIAALHLLEGLDTTLSRGYFSDPELNHSSRKQAPTAVGGLYAASSPLTPATDHRGKQPTAEKRSKSETKKPPSGESSESGLPCKKPRKQPAGKAKGKGKKTTGAAATTIASTAETQTESVNAITASNQETNNNEYQTADLQAQKFRESPAVTDATAVGTGTSTSASQQQNQQHSDEQHQFLVPSHPATGSATAALAATPPLSRQGQATHTKRTRSRCKFGNRKRQRHRPGGVSYELDVTQPPATKANVVPKWNNGWMWAGKAFQGAVFLNSDDPLVLRTCYPAMRHVEGDIIRIRDCVLLKANEDNELPYVAKVAHLWQNPEDGEMMMSLLWYYRPEHTDQGRQRNDCPDEVYASRHRDHNSVACVEDKCYVLTFSEYCRYRRRLRAAEEDVEDVSIVPRRPSSATAPGFPVRTVPEHTNPELVMFCRRAYEFRTRRLLKLPHKNGLVCSSS; encoded by the exons ATGCGCCTAAAAGAGACCACAAAAAAGTCGGCGccatcagcaacaacatccGCTCACAGTCATAAAACCGTACCGCCCTCCGGCGGCTTGCTGAGTACGCTCCACATCTCGCCGTCACTGCATCAGTTGCCGCTCTCCGTGCAGCTGCAGCACCAGttgcaccaccagcagcaacagcagcagcaccccTTGCCACATCAGCTGCAGCActtgcagcaacagcagcaccagcaacaccagcaacgCTGCTCCAGCGtgggcagcaccagcagcagcggcaccTGTGAAACCGACCGCTCCTACCAGTCCGCCGGCTCCTGCTCATCGGCGCTTTCGCCCGCCGGCGGCATCGGTGGCATTGGCGGCATTATGCCCGGCCTGGCCGGGGCGACGGGCGACGCACTGGGTCCAGCTGGAGCTGCAGCGGGATCGCCGGCCGACGAGGCCTCCGCCGCCGCTGCACTGGCGGCCAACATCGCCGAGTCTTTCACGTTCCTGCAGCAGCATGCGGCGCATCATTTTCGCGACATTTTGTATGCGGCCCACATGCTGGGAAGAG GTTACTATCAGCCGGCTGGACCGCTGATCTCGCCGCATGtgatcgccgcacctccgccGCCTGCGCAAGTGAAGAAGCTGCAGGAGGAGGACGGTCCCGTTCCAGCCGCCGGTTCGCCCAcgcagctgcaacagcaacaggcgGCCGCAgaagccgccgccgccgccgatcAGGCGGCAGCCCAATCCCAGTCACAGTCGCAGGGCCAAACGCACGGACACGCCCatagccacgcccacaatccGCAACAGGTGCAGCATCCGCCGCAGCCACAGCCGTATCCGGCCGGCGCCGTGGCGgccgcagcagcggcagctgccGCCCACCAGGGTGTGCCCTACTCCCGCTCGATGCACGCGGCCCAGATGCACTACTCTACCGGCTATCCGCCCAATTACTACGCGCCATATCCGGGCGAGGTCATGTGCTACTCGCCGCCCACCTACCCGCCCTACTTCTCGAGCAAGGTCTATCAGCCGTCGCATCCCGCCCATCCCGCCGCTCATCCGCAGGGTCCGCCGCCGCCGGGCGCCTATCGCCGTTACCCCTACTATCAGCACGCGGGTCCGCCGCCGCCGCACGAGCTCTACGAACAGCAGCCGCCCCCGCCGCCCGTCTCATCCGGATCGGTGTCCGGGCCGGCGCAGCAGCAACCGCCCACCAGCAGCTCAGCATCTGTAGGCGCAGCCGGAGCAGGAACAGCGGGAGCTCCAACCGGCAGCCAGTTGGTTCCGGCccatcagcaacagcaccagcagcagcacttggaGCACTATCCGGGACCGCCCAGCTACTACGCCGGATACAGTCCCGGCGGAGGAGCATCCGCCGGTCAGTGCTACACGCGCGGACTGCAAGGACCGTATATGG AATATCCACCGCAGTGTCCCTGCCCAATGCCTCAATCGTGTCCAAAAAACGTCCATACTGGGCCTCATATTGGTAGCAACATCATCAGCAACATCGATcagagcagcagctgcagcagcagtatGTTGCTGAGTGCCacgagcaacagcaacatcagcagcggcagcagcagcagcagcagcagcaccttGCCTGCCTGCAGCAGCGCTACGACAACAACTACAGCGTCAGCATTGACTACCAGTAGAGGCCCAGTGAAAAATGTGACccccaacaacagcaacagtagCAGCCACACCAGCAACAGTTGCAGCACCAACAGCAGTAACAGCAGCTGTCAGACGATTGAGACGACCTCAcgggcaacagcagcaaccaaCACGACAAGCACGACGGCGACAACCGCCACTACAGGCACCCAGTGCCAGATGCTGGTGAAGACGGAGCTGAAGGGCGAGAATCCTCAGGTTACCAAGATGCAGTACGAGGCACACGTGATGCCGCCGCCTACTCCCCCGGAAAGCTACTGTGCCAGTGACGAGAAGCTGCTCGATGACCAGGAGCAGGAGGCCGAGCTGGAGCTCCGCCTGCGTCTGGGATTGGGCCTGGAGAAGAGTCACGGTGGGCAGCAACACATCGAGGCGTACGATCTCACCTGTAGCACCCCGCCCCCAGTCACCGTGCCCCAGGCGGCAGCAGTGCCGCGCAAGGCGAGGATTGGCAAGAGCATGGCCAGGGAAATGGTCTATGctgcccagcagcagctgcttccGGAGAAGCAGTTGAAGCAGCCAAAGGAGGCGGCTGCGAAACAAGAAGCGGAACCAGAGATGCCTTTCGTACTTAAAGCGGAAATCAAAGCAGAGACCAAAATCAAAATCGAGCACGACGGCGAGGCGCAGGCCAGCATACATATCAGCGAACTGCCGGACCTGAAACCCACCATCAAAACGGAGCcagagcaggagctggagctaGAAGCGGCTTCAGTACCTTCTGTGGCCAAAATGGAACCGCAACCAGAAAAAGTGGAGGTTGAGCGGGAACAACAGGAACCGCCGGTTGACGCTGAGCAACAGCCTATGCCAGGCGGCAGCAAGCAACGCTTCAACCTGCTGGCCTCGTCCAGCGGCAACAAAAAGACGAAAACAAACAACAGCTACAAGAGCCTGATCAAGCAGGCGGAGCCCAAGAATTACCTGTGCCCCGGTCGCAGGTTTATCCGTCGCCACGGACGTGCCCCGGCCAAATATGTCAAACGGCGTCAGATGATTCTGacgcagcggcagcagcagcgaatGCGTCTGCAACGCcgcgagcagcagcagcaacgtcGCCAGCAACGCGAAGCGGCTGCAGAAGTagttgcagcagcagttgtCACTCCATCTCTCCCCACGGAGCAAGGATCAGAAGTTTCCATCGTTAAAGATCAAGCAGCCAACAGCTCGGCCACGCCCAGTGCCTCGCCGAAAAGAGCACGCCCCCGGAAACAGGAGATTGCTGCTCTGCATCTGCTCGAAGGCTTGGACACGACGCTGAGTCGTGGTTACTTCAGTGACCCGGAACTGAATCACAGTAGTCGCAAGCAGGCGCCCACAGCTGTGGGTGGGCTGTATGCCGCGTCCTCGCCGCTAACTCCGGCGACCGATCACAGGGGCAAACAGCCCACTGCCGAGAAGCGTTCCAAGTCGGAGACCAAGAAGCCACCGTCGGGAGAAAGTTCCGAGTCAGGTCTGCCGTGCAAGAAGCCGCGCAAACAGCCTGCTGGCAAGGCGAAGGGTAAGGGCAAGAAGACAACGGGagcagcagcgacaacaaTTGCGTCCACAGCTGAAACTCAGACGGAGTCCGTAAATGCCATCACTGCATCCAACCAGGAGACGAACAACAATGAGTATCAGACGGCAGATCTGCAGGCTCAAAAGTTCCGTGAGTCTCCGGCCGTCACTGATGCAACAGCAGTGGGAACAGGAACATCCACATCAGCCTCCCAGCAGCAGAACCAGCAACATTCCGACGAGCAACACCAGTTCCTGGTGCCCAGTCATCCAGCGACGGGAAGCGCCACCGCTGCCCTAGCAGCCACTCCTCCGCTCAGCCGTCAAGGTCAGGCGACGCACACAAAGCGGACCAGATCGCGCTGCAAGTTCGGAAACCGAAAGCGCCAAAGACACAGACCTGGCGGCGTGAGCTACGAGCTGGATGTGACCCAGCCGCCGGCCACCAAGGCCAATGTGGTGCCCAAGTGGAACAATGGATGGATGTGGGCCGGCAAGGCGTTCCAGGGTGCTGTCTTTCTCAAT AGCGATGATCCGCTGGTGCTGCGCACCTGCTACCCGGCCATGCGGCACGTGGAGGGCGACATTATCCGCATCAGGGACTGTGTGCTGCTCAAGGCCAACGAGGACAATGAGCTGCCATATGTGGCCAAAGTGGCGCACCTCTGGCAGAATCCCGAGGACG GCGAGATGATGATGTCGCTGCTGTGGTACTACCGACCCGAGCATACCGATCAGGGACGGCAGCGCAACGATTGTCCGGACGAGGTCTATGCCTCCCGCCATCGCGATCACAACTCGGTGGCATGCGTCGAGGACAAGTGCTACGTGCTCACCTTTAGCGAATACTGCAG GTATCGTCGCCGCCTACGTGCCGCCGAGGAGGATGTGGAAGACGTAAGCATTGTGCCGCGTCGGCCAAGCAGTGCCACCGCTCCCGGGTTTCCAGTGCGAACGGTGCCGGAACACACCAATCCGGAGCTGGTGATGTTCTGCCGCCGAGCATACGAGTTCCGGACGCGCCGTCTGCTCAAGCTGCCCCATAAGAACGGGCTCGTGTGCAGCTCCAGCTAG
- the LOC116802186 gene encoding uncharacterized protein LOC116802186 isoform X2, whose protein sequence is MSLRKSDFCQLVIQCVDAVGGSAPKSVILRAVSTATKIKFRGLDRKIEDALNELIVQCMIHEHDGNYYIKHARDEITASDSHSGNEDSD, encoded by the exons atGTCGCTTAGAAAATCAGACTTTTGCCAACTGGTGATCCAGTGCGTAGACGCCGTGGGTGGCTCTGCCCCCAAGTCGGTCATCCTGAGAGCGGTGAGCACAGCCACGAAAATCAAATTCAGGGGATTGGACAGAAAAATTGAAGACGCTCTTAATGAGCTCATCGTTCAATGTATGATCCACGAACATGACGGTAACTATTATATTAAACATGCAAGGGATGAGATAACAGCAAGTGACAGTCACAGTGGCAATG AAGATTCAGATTGA
- the LOC116802186 gene encoding uncharacterized protein LOC116802186 isoform X1, producing the protein MSLRKSDFCQLVIQCVDAVGGSAPKSVILRAVSTATKIKFRGLDRKIEDALNELIVQCMIHEHDGNYYIKHARDEITASDSHSGNEDSD; encoded by the exons atGTCGCTTAGAAAATCAGACTTTTGCCAACTGGTGATCCAGTGCGTAGACGCCGTGGGTGGCTCTGCCCCCAAGTCGGTCATCCTGAGAGCGGTGAGCACAGCCACGAAAATCAAATTCAGGGGATTGGACAGAAAAATTGAAGACGCTCTTAATGAGCTCATCGTTCAATGTATGATCCACGAACATGACGGTAACTATTATATTAAAC ATGCAAGGGATGAGATAACAGCAAGTGACAGTCACAGTGGCAATG AAGATTCAGATTGA
- the LOC116802186 gene encoding uncharacterized protein LOC116802186 isoform X3, whose product MSLRKSDFCQLVIQCVDAVGGSAPKSVILRAVSTATKIKFRGLDRKIEDALNELIVQCMIHEHDGNYYIKHASDSHSGNEDSD is encoded by the exons atGTCGCTTAGAAAATCAGACTTTTGCCAACTGGTGATCCAGTGCGTAGACGCCGTGGGTGGCTCTGCCCCCAAGTCGGTCATCCTGAGAGCGGTGAGCACAGCCACGAAAATCAAATTCAGGGGATTGGACAGAAAAATTGAAGACGCTCTTAATGAGCTCATCGTTCAATGTATGATCCACGAACATGACGGTAACTATTATATTAAACATGCAAGTGACAGTCACAGTGGCAATG AAGATTCAGATTGA
- the LOC6615072 gene encoding pupal cuticle protein Edg-91, with product MSNFNRILIVIVIGLALVHFSAVDAQAGTVHWNNGNAAGVGVYSNAQSGGMHPPGSLGGQDPQYSYGYAGIDSRGSYGGAGGNGAYYVGGTDEHGRPFSYSNQVGQPGQPGYMGVRPDPNYPGAYGYQNGGAIIASSVGATVTIALGLALRGMRL from the exons ATGTCGAATTTCAATCGCATTCTGATCGTCATTGTTATCGGGTTGGCACTAGTTCATTTTAGTGCTG TGGATGCCCAGGCCGGAACGGTGCactggaacaatggaaatgCGGCCGGCGTGGGCGTCTATTCGAACGCCCAGTCCGGCGGGATGCATCCGCCGGGAAGTCTGGGTGGCCAGGATCCGCAATACAGCTACGGATACGCCGGCATCGATTCGCGTGGTTCCTACGGCGGAGCAGGCGGCAATGGAGCCTACTACGTGGGCGGCACAGACGAGCACGGTCGCCCCTTCTCCTACAGCAACCAGGTGGGCCAGCCCGGCCAGCCGGGCTACATGGGCGTACGGCCGGACCCCAACTACCCGGGTGCCTATGGCTACCAGAATGGCGGAGCAATCATCGCCAGCTCGGTGGGCGCCACCGTGACCATAGCCCTTGGATTGGCCTTACGCGGCATGAGACTTTGA